TCGAGCAGAACAAAGTGTTATAAACAAGATGAGAATGTAATATTTGGTCAACACAAATAGAGCAACTGGGTTGCCATGAGgcacaaacaaatttaaatttggccaatcagtttaaattttgccccaaaataccaaagtccaatcaagtttgaattaagtattttgataatattaacacCAATAAAATGATTTGATGTTTTGGACTATAAAACCGGGCATTTTTAtgagttttaatattctctgttggacataAAGAgtaaacttgttaatttttactttaaatatttacCTTTGGGATAGTTATTTGCCTCTTGAACTTTTACATATTACTGCATGGGGTGAATCATCTCTATATTGCTGGTTTAATTTAGCAGAGGGGGTTACCCCGTGTCGTAATAGCGCTGCAAcataacaaaagtgaatgaattgactGCTCACATTGAAGacaataattatgatctgagactccttacagagacatagcttcaggatgacaaggattggatcctaaATATTGAGGGGAGATGTGGCATTCATGTCGaatgggaagctaggtaaaggtagagggttgacactgctaatcaaagcactgaccacAGGGCAGTCTGGTGTCGGCACGGATTTCAGGTCCTGGTTTCTTTGTCCTTGGTTGATCTTCCTGTTCCCACACAGTtgttgtctgttctcagctgtgcttcatttctgctgaagctttaacCTCCTTTGACACCTTTCGGGACAATAAAACATTCACTCAATCAAAGTCCAACctacaatctcccagcctgtaaaCCATCCAGACATCATACCAGAAAATATAACAAAAAAGGTGAAAAATTAGAATTAAATAGGTGCTTGTGTCTGTTCATTGGCAAGTAAACTAGAAATAGGGGTCTGCTAGGATTCTTGTAGTGCCCTAATTgaagaattctctctcccttacgTCTAAGTATTAGTACCCAGCTAtgatttataacaatatttacatcaacagaaatgAAGCATCTGTGATGCAatagacatagagatatacagtatggaactagactttttctctctctcatgtgcgcgtgcgtgcgcgcacacacacacacacacacacacaggtctatggggtgaatttgtatttgcagatacattgtgcattttttgagcaaaatgcaatctgcaggcagacaatacatggaatattttgtaaattccactttggaaatagaaccagtctgactcaaaaacTGGGATACATACAGAATCtggcctcacacctttaatgcattgtctgagttgagttGTCACCTTTTCTTATataaccttaaattatctcgagTAGGTGTCTtttaagaagttctgggatttacatattaatgacaccggcaactcattctaaaagatgaaagactttatAATCCAGGTttcttcaatgtataatttcagtggcATGACTCTGTAGTGTTTTGCTGTAAACtcagtgtcttatgatcttatagtccacaaccacctgatgaaggagcagcgctccaaaagctagtgcttccaaataaatctgttggactggtgtcatgtgatttttatctttgcccaggttagggtggattggccctgctaaattacccacagtgttcagggtttTGCAGGTTGGGAGAATTGTTAGAAGTgatttgattccaccttctcgtgactgtctgtgtgaactttggTATGTTCTCCCCcttctgtctgcatgggttacctctgggtgctccggtttcctcccacagtccaaagatctgcagtttCGGATGGATCGGCTGTgctaaagtgtccagggatgtgcaggttagagtgggttagccatggggaactgcagggCTGTCGGGTAAgtggatgagtctgggtgggatgctgtgtgGAAGGTCGTTGTGAATTTGATAGGTGAAATGGGCTCTGCAGGGATTATATAATTCTTCTGCTTTAGCCATATGTAGATTGAGAAATGACTGCTGTGGGAGGAGTAGGTTCCAGTTCATGGGACACAGTCCCAGTCGTGGGGAAGATGGGAATTGTGCAAGGTATCaatttaacatttggtcgaacagctCGGTAGCTGGGTTGCCTGGGGACAAAAACATACTCAATTTTGGCCAATAGATTTAAATCTTGCCCCAAAATACTGAATTCCaatccccgtgtctgcatgggtttcctccgggtgctccagtttcctcccacagcccaaagatgtgcaggtcaggtgaattggccatgctaaattgcccatagtgttaggtgcattagtcagagggaaatgggtctgggtgggttactcttcggagggtcagtgtggactggttgggccgaagggtctggttccgcactgtagggaatttaatctaatctaataacaccaATGAAATGATTTGATGCTTTGGAGtataaaatcaaaaaaaaattgaacagttgcaggagaactgccaaaagaccaacaaatgtaggctgctagtgagaactctctgagaggtacctgtccagataaggagtttgcacagaaaaaaaaaacattgacaccGACCTGGAAAGCAAatatacagaggaagatacaaagagaagatttaaaagctggctggttttgaagtttgaatctttcggtaaatcttaatcaggggttttcATTGGACTGGTATCATACAGGGGAAAGtagaagataggttagagaaaggagttgtaaatagttgttaattaattattctccattagacttaaagaaataaagttgttaattttaactttaaatacTGACCTTTGGGAATAGTTTCTTggttcttgaattttcacagattactgcaagggttAAACCTTCtctatgttgctggtttaaattaggtgGGGGAGATTGCACCCAGTGTTGTAAAATTTGGGGGCTTTCGCCcgagatttgaactggtttagacagatttgaatagatttgggagtACGAaaagtcccagcagatttaaacacttgcaagttagtgtcctagatcattaaataaaactttaaatagtgacttttagAAACAGTTCCttacctcttgaattttcacatttGCACATGGGGTAAATCTTTTTTTGCTTTTAAATTAGTGGGGGGAGTGCAGTCCGTGTCATAACAGTTCTGACTATGTAGAAATAGAATCATGGAGTAGTGGATCATGGAAACAAGCTGTTTGTTCTGTGCCAatcggatatcctaaattaatcaggacgcatttgccagctcttggcccatatccctccaaaccttcctgttcatatacccatccagatgcctgttgaatattgtaattgtaccagcctccaccacttcctctgggagctcattcaatccacgcaccacccactgcgtgaaatagttgcccttcaggtcccttttaatccTTTCCCTTGTCACCCTAATATAAATCAATTGCTGCTTCTTCTGaacaggctcagtggttagcactgctgccttataacgctagggacccgggtttgatcccaGTCTCTGgtaactgtctgagtggagtctgcatgggattcctttgggtgctccggtttcttcccacaatccaaagatgtacaggtttggAAAGAGTATTTCTTGAGGGGAATTAACTTTCACACTTCTTTTctactccttaggtcccttttaaatctttcccctctcaccttcaacctatgccgtcCAGTTTGGGAGTCCCCTACCCTGAGGATAAGATGGGTAGTCaaataaaatgcaaaaggaataaaatgtcAAGCCGCAGGATAAATATAAAATGTCACTCCATCCTTTCTTGTCTCTGATTGTCATTTGGGTACAAAATCTGTCAGGAACACCAGCAACTTCACACAGCACCTTGCGCGTGCTCCTCGGTGACAACACACACTGCGCATGTTCGCCGGTGTCAGCAAAACCTGCGCGTGCTCCTAACTGTCCGCGGAAACTGCGCGTGCTCTTCTTTTGTTGGGCCAATAGGAAGTCCTGGAGGACCGGAAAGAGCGTGGTCCTCCCGCTAATCAGAGATCCCCCTATTGTGTCTATCTCTCGCGCTCAATCACAATTTATGGAGGggacagattctggaaaagttggGCCAGTCTGTGTCTCAGTTGGTAAactcatggaaaatgcagggccaCGATGTGAAGTGATAGTATTCCCTTGCGGGGCGGGGGAAGCAGAAAGGAgatgcattgtttaaatggtgagaaattgggatgtggagaaaatgaggactgcgaatgttggagatcagagtcaaaaagtgtggtgctcgaaaagcacagcagatgaggcagcatccaaggagcagtagagtcaGCGTTACAGgcttgagcccttcatcaggaatgtgtataaaggggcctcagcgtccttccacactagtcaatgccagttgtcagacaggtgcagcaagcaatgagcaagtcaagtggtatattagcaagaggaattgagttcagaagtggggagtcttcctgcagttatgggatcattgaatatattcaaggctgagttcatctgattttggaacaacaaagaagtggatattTATGGGGGAAGGTAAGAAAATAGTTTTCAGGCCATTTCAGAACAGTCAccgagtcaaacagcacagaaacagtcccttcagtccaactactccatgctatgttctcaaactaatctaatcccacctgccagtgtttggcctatatccctctgtcacaaagctggtccttctcGAGGatgctgtgtccttggttttttttcagaggggtggtAAAAAGACCCGGGCTCCGAAGCGACTGGtttagtacagagatgaaaaacgGTATAGGGAGGCATTTTTGGTCAGATATGAACAGATGAGACTTgaggccaaagcttttatgttttagaagtgacctgtacaatgaaaggggagtggtcagtcctgAAAGCTGAAGTCTCGTTTGGGTGAGTTAAACAGTGGACTGTGTGGAGAAAGGCTGCTAGCACTGTCTCCTTccgcccttctaacttcaactgtaagcctctgtttcagttttactttgtTTAAGGGTGTTTTTTTGGTACTGTTGTGTACAAGCATTACGAAGAGTGTTAAGAGTTTCTCCACAGCTTGTACTTTATTAAGTAAAGTttggttgttcacagaagttggcgtaTTGCAGTGTAAGAAGCTCAAGCAAAAGAACTTAACAAAGGAACCTAAGGGATAAGtctttcatgcagaaagtggCGTGTTTAAGGAAAGAGCTGTCAGAGTAGGTGGTGGCTGCTGGCACAATTATGacatgaaaaggcatctggatgggtatacgattaggaagggtttagacaatatggtccaaatgctggcaaatcggccgagattaggttaggttatctaGTTGGCACGGAtgaattagaccaaagggtctgtttctgtgctacataTCTCTATCGCTCTGACTTGCCACGAACACTTGCCACATCTAtatgttcagtttctctctggtgtcagtgtaaatgccttgatgtctcattctTAACCGGACTGGCAgtaatgacttttgtaatcttttCTTACAGACTATCTGAAGACAAAAGTTTCAAAGTCAacagataaagggcttatgcccaaaatgttgattcttctgcttctctgatgctgcttgccttactgcgcttttccagcgacgcattttttgattctgactctccagcgtctccagtcctcactttcacatcaatgtctgacagtcactcagtccatcaGGACCGCAACAATTTTCaactgattctgtgagaaggagcaacgCGTTCtctttggttcctgtttgagtacGGGGGGACTGGTTGAAAGACTCTACTGTTGCAGCGCAgtgtgtgtggagcctgaaacaacTCTACTGcgtggaaagaggaattcactgCGGGGttgtacacgtgtgtgtgtgtgtgtgtgtgcagctgaagcttcagccatggagaaacctgaggaaaCACGCCCCgttgagaaaccatggaagtgtggtgactgtgggaagGGCTTCTGTGTCCCACCTGTCCTAGCGGCTCATCAGTGcaatcacactggggagaggccgttctcctgccccgagcaGGCGAAGGGCTTTACTTGCTCCTGTGTCCTGCTGGCCTACCAGCAAATACAGACTGGTGAGAGGACGTTTTACTGCTCCATGTGCGGGAAAGGGTTCACTTGGGTGGACAACTTCCAGACCCACCAGCGATTCCACGCAGGGGAGAGGCTCTTCAGTTGCCATGAGTGTGGGaaagccttcagcaattcctccgacctgctgaagcaccggcgagtccacacgggggagaagccattcagctgccccgaatgcgggaaggccttcagcgactcctccaacctgctgaggcaccggcgggtccacacgggggagaggcccttcagctgcccagagtgtgggaaggccttcagcaattcctccaacctgctggcCCATCAgcaggtccacacaggggagaggcccttcagctgcccagaatGCGGAAAGGCCTTCAGtaaatcctccaacctgctggCCCATCAGCGGGTTCACACGggtgagaggcccttcagctgctcagagtgcgggaaggccttcagcaattcctccgacctgctgaGACATCGGCgaatccacacgggggagaggcctttcGCCTGCCCAGAGTGTggtaaggccttcagcaattcctctgacctgttatcccaccggcgggtccataccagggaaaggccattcagctgccccgagtgcgggaaggggttcACCCGCTCCTCCAAACTGCTGGCCCACCaatgggtccacaccggggagaggccgtttgcCTGCCCCGACTGCGGGCGGAGGTTCACATTGTCCTGCAACTTGCGGAGGCACCAGCAGGGGCACAAGTGCATCCAACAATCAGATTCCACCAGTGATGCTGCAGTGGGTCACCCCCAAAGCTGAACCTCCTGCCTATTCTGACAGTGGGTGCAGTGGGCTTTTGTTGTTTTGTGCTGGACtcaccctcttccccccccccccccaacaccacctcccaaGCCCACCTATGTGgctcaggggtggcatggtgactcagtggttagtaccacTACCTCATGATgttgacctgggttcaattgcatCCTcagggtgacagtctgtgtgtagCTTTCACAATGCCCCCCACATCTGTAGGGGTtacctctgagtgctctggtttccttcccctggtctaaaggtgtgcaggttaggatggattggcccatctaaattgtcccatagtgttcagggatgtgcaggtgtggtgcattagttggggtaaatgtagaggaatagggataggggaatgggtctggctgggttactctgcagagggccagtgtggacttgttgggccaaaggacctgtttccataatgtagggaatctaatcttcaaaAAAATTCCTCCAAGCGATACTGATAAAATATGCCGAGTTGGACAAAGTATCCCATCAAGTTTGAGACAAACCCAGAGTTGAAGAAGtcggaagtcacacaacaccatgttacagtgcgaaaggtttatttgaaatcacaagctttaggagCATTGCTCTTTcatgagtgctgctccttcatcaggtgccgtgtgacttctgaccttgtccaccccaattcaacaccagcacctctgcaTCACAGTTGACAAATGAGATTGGATTTTATTCGGCCTGATTTAGTGAAATGTTCATTTGGAAACTCAAAACTGTCGGACCTACAAAGAGACGcgaatcatagagtcctacagcaggagacaggcccttctgcccaacatggtccatgctgaccaaactgtccatcaacactcagcccatttccctgcacttggcccatttcctttcatacctttccaatccacgtatttgtccaaatgccttttaaatgttgttaatgtacccacctcaaccacttccgctggcatctcattccatatgtgtaccaccgtctgtgtaaaaacaaaagttgcccctcacattccctgttattctttttcctctaaccttaaactgatgcccgcTAGCCCTCACTTCCCCAACCCGGGGTAAAAGTGAGTGCATTCACCCCCTCCATGCGTCTCACGATCTCTTCACTTCTCTAAGGGCCTCTCTCAGTCTCTAATGCTCTAAATAAAAATATCttagcttgtctaacctctcccttttacacagacccttgagtcctggcaacatccttgtatatgtCTTCAGCACTCTTCcaagtttaataacatatttGTTATagacactgccctgtctacctatttTGTTGGAAATATAGGACCTAATCCAAACAGGATAATCTGGCTGATGGGACAGGAAACCACTTCCTTTCTTGAGAGACAGTCTCCTGGAGAGAACTGGCTGGCTGACTGAGTCCACACATTTGCCTAAGGTGGTGCTCGAAACCTTTATCATCTTTGGGATGGATCCCCGTTCATTCAGTGCTTTGGAGTCATGCATcctggaacagacccttcaaacCAGCCAGTCCATGATCCCCAACTAAACCCGTGCCACCCATCTGCTCCTGGCCTGTTaacagtttgttaatagttttgttcATTTGTTCACCGTGAGAGTTGGATAAATAAATTGCTgattgttgattttaaagtgttgGGGATTTACTCTTATCACTAGAACAAGTTACACCACTTTTCATGCTAATTTTACAGATTATTGGGTGACACGCTCCTCTGGGTGTTTCTGTTTGAGAAAGGTGGTGCTGTCAGCCTTCGCTTTATAAGGGTATTGACGTgatgtactgctgaatgcaatggAGTCAACATGAATCCCAGCCTCTCACTGTGGTTGTGGGTGAATCGCCTTAATTTGGCTCTTAActcagaaactgcacacaataaactGCTGAAACAATCATTTACACTTTATTGTATGTAGCAACCAAAAATAAAACTCCTCAAGTAACCAAGTTCAACCTCACTCACAACTTGGCTATCACCCAATTGATGGCAGAATTTAACTGAGTTTCCACCGACAGTATCTGTCTCTGGAAGTGTCCAGGGATTCACtgcagtgttgttcttccaagtaCTGCTGCC
Above is a window of Hemiscyllium ocellatum isolate sHemOce1 chromosome 27 unlocalized genomic scaffold, sHemOce1.pat.X.cur. SUPER_27_unloc_28, whole genome shotgun sequence DNA encoding:
- the LOC132807957 gene encoding zinc finger protein 239-like, which encodes MEKPEETRPVEKPWKCGDCGKGFCVPPVLAAHQCNHTGERPFSCPEQAKGFTCSCVLLAYQQIQTGERTFYCSMCGKGFTWVDNFQTHQRFHAGERLFSCHECGKAFSNSSDLLKHRRVHTGEKPFSCPECGKAFSDSSNLLRHRRVHTGERPFSCPECGKAFSNSSNLLAHQQVHTGERPFSCPECGKAFSKSSNLLAHQRVHTGERPFSCSECGKAFSNSSDLLRHRRIHTGERPFACPECGKAFSNSSDLLSHRRVHTRERPFSCPECGKGFTRSSKLLAHQWVHTGERPFACPDCGRRFTLSCNLRRHQQGHKCIQQSDSTSDAAVGHPQS